Sequence from the Candidatus Methylomirabilota bacterium genome:
CCGCCTTCTCGCGGAGTCCCTGGTCGACGGCGACCGTCTCATCGGCCACCCCTCGGCTGCTGGCGTACTCCCGGATCTCCTGGGTGATCTTCATGGAGCAAAACTTCGGCCCGCACATCGAGCAGAAGTGCGCCAGCTTCGCGCCCTCGGCCGGGAGGGTCTCGTCGTGGAAGGTGCGTGCCGTCTCGGGGTCGAGCGAGAGGTTGAACTGATCCTCCCAGCGGAACTCGAAGCGCGCCCGGGACAGCGCATCGTCCCACTGGCGGGCCCGCGGGTGGCCTTTGGCGAGGTCGGCCGCGTGGGCCGCGATCTTGTACGCGATCACGCCGTCCTTCACGTCCTTCTTGTTCGGGAGTCCCAGGTGCTCTTTCGGCGTGACGTAACAGAGCATGGCGGTCCCGAACCACCCGATCATGGCGGCGCCGATCGCGGAGGTGATGTGGTCGTAGCCGGGGGCGATGTCGGTGGTGAGCGGCCCCAGCGTGTAGAAGGGGGCCTCGGCGCAGGCCACCAGCTCCCGGTCCACGTTCTCCTTGATCAGGTGCATCGGAATGTGGCCCGGTCCCTCGATCATGACCTGGCAGTCCTGCTCCCAGGCGATCGTCGTCAGCTCGCCGAGCGTGTCCAGCTCCGCGAACTGGGCCTCGTCGTTGGCGTCCGCGATCGAGCCGGGCCGGAGCCCGTCGCCGAGCGAGAAGCTCACGTCGTAGGCGGCCATGATCTCGCAGATCTCGCGGAAATGGGTGTAGAGGAAGCTCTCCTGATGGTGGGCGAGGCACCACTTGGCCATGATCGAGCCGCCCCGCGACACGATGCCGGTCACCCGGCGGGCGGTCATCGGGATGTACCGCAGGAGGACCCCGGCGTGGATGGTGAAGTAATCCACGCCCTGTTCGGCTTGCTCGATCAGCGTGTCGCGATAGAGGTCCCAGGTCAGCTCTTCGGCTTTGCCCCCGACCTTCTCCAGCGCCTGGTAGATCGGCACCGTGCCGATGGGAACCGGCGAGTTGCGCAGGATCCACTCCCGAGTCTCGTGGATGTTCTTGCCCGTCGAGAGGTCCATCACGGTATCGGCCCCCCAGCGCGTCGCCCAGGTCATCTTCTCGACTTCTTCCTCGATAGAGGAAGTGACGGCCGAGTTGCCGATGTTCGCGTTGATCTTCACCAGGAAGCGGCGGCCGATGACCATCGGCTCGGTCTCGGGATGGTTGACGTTGGCGGGAATGATGGCGCGGCCGCGCGCGACCTCCTCCCGGACGACTTCGGCCGCCACGCCCTCGCGGAGCGCCACGAACTCCATCTCCGGCGTGATCTGCCCGTGACGGGCGTAGTGCATTTGCGTGACCCGCCGACCCGGCCTGGCCCGCCACGGACGGCGGAGCGCGGCGAACCTCACGCCACCGAGCGACGGGTCCTCCTCACGCTGACGCCGGTAGAGGGACGAAGCGCCCGGCAGCTCCTCGACGTCGCCGCGCTCGAGGATCCAGGAGTGCCGCAACGGCGGGAGCCCGCGCTTCACGTCGACCTGGGCCTCGGGGTCGGTGTAGGGGCCACTCGAGTCGTAGAGCCTCACCGGCGGGGTGCCGCCCGACAGCGCGATCTCGCGCACGGGGACACGGAGGTCGGAACGAGAGCCGGTGACGTAGATCTTGCGGGACGCTGGCATCGCTGCCTCCCTTCGCTGGCATTACCCAGATCAGGTTCGTGCGGTCGGCGGCGGTAGCCGCCCTCTCAGCCCGGTTCCCCGAGCTCCCGCGATAGAGGCCGACCCCACCACTGTAGAGGATCGGCCGCCGCAGCACAAGGGGCATCGCCCGTCAGCCGGTGTCGCCCACCAGCTGCGCCGCGGCGATGCCGGCCAGGGCGCAGGCCTCGTCCCTGTCCGAGACGTCGCCCGAGACTCCCACCGCGCCGACCACCACCCCGCTGGCGTCCCGGATCAGCACGCCGCCCGGCGCCGGCACCACCCGCCCGCCGGACATGGCGTTGAGCGCGGCGAAGAAGGGATGCTGCTGCGGCAGCTCCGCCACCCGGCGGGCCAGCGCCCGGGAGCCGACGCCCATCCCGAGCGCGCCCCAGGCCTTTCCCATGGCGATCTGGGGGCGCACGATGCCCGCGCCGTCCTCGCGGGCGAAGGCCTTCAAGTGGCCCCCGTCGTCGAGGACGGCCACCGCCAGCGGGGCACAGCCGATCTCGCGCGCCTTGCGGAGCGCGGCCTCGACGATGGTCGTCGCCTGCTGGAGCGTGATCCCCGCCATGGAGGCCTCTTCGACTCCTAAGGTTGCATGAGCGCGGCCCGGCCGACCAGGGCGTTCTGCCGCAGGAGCCGGTGGGCCTCCTCGGCGCCCTCGAGCGGGAACTCGCGCGTCACGATCGCCCGGATGCGCCGCTGGCGGAGCAGCTCCAGGGTCTGGGCGATCTCGGCCAGCGAGACGTAGCGGGAGCCGTGGATCTCGAGGGCCCGCTCGAGCATCCAGCGGGGATCCACCCGGAACGTGGGATCGGCCCCGAATACTTCGGACGGTCGGTGGCCGATGATGACCAGCCGACCGGCCCTCGCGAGCGCGCGGACGCCGGCCTCGAGCGTCTCGGAGGAGGCCACGGTGTCGATGACGGCGTCGACGCCCCGCCCGTCGGTCAGCGCGAGCACCTGCTTCGTCAGCTCTTCGCGCCGGATGTCGATCAGCGCGTCGGCCCCCACCGCCCGGGCCATCTCGAGCTTCGGGTCGGCGAGGTCGGCGGCCAGGACCCGCCCGCCGCAGAGCCGAGCCATCTGGACGGCGTGGATCCCCACGCCGCCGCCGGCTCCCACGATCAGCACCTGATCCCCGGGCCCGATCCGGGCCTCCTCCCGGCAGGCGTGGAGCGGCGTGCAGATCGCGTCGGCGCCGATGGCCGCCTCGAGGTCTGACACCCCCGGCGGGATGGGGCAGAGATTGACGGCCGGGATCGCCATGTACTCGGCGTAGCCGCCGTCGCAGGCCATCCCGACGTTGCCGCGGAAGGCCGGGCAGAGTGTCTCCCGGCCACTCCGGCAGTAGGGGCAGACCTTGCAGGTGAGATAGAAGTGGCAGGTGACCCGGTCGCCGACCTTCGCGGTCGCGACCTCGGAGCCCACCTCGACCACCTCCCCGGCGACCTCGTGGCCGGGAATCCGCGGGTACCCGGTCACCCGTCCGGGCGTGGCGATCATGATGACGACGGTGAGGCCGACGCCCGTCGCCCGCACCCGGAGCAGGACGTCGTTCGGGCCGATCTTCGGAACCGGCACCTCCTCGAGCCGGACCGGGCCCCCCAGCTCGCGCAGCACCATGGCCTTCATGGTTCCGTCCCCCCCGGCCAGCATAGACCATCCCGCGCCGTCGCTCTAGCGAGCGAGAGCACATTGAACCGGAGAGGCGCGTCGTGCTACATCACCGACATGGGACGGATGGGCCGCCTCGCGCGCCTCCTTGCGGTCACCGCGCTCGTCGCGGCGTGCCAGTCCGCACCGCCGCCGCCCGTGACCGAGGCCCCACCCGAGCTGATCCCGCTCGGTCGGATCTTCGCCCACCCGCAGTCGAACTGGGGATATCGCATCTCCCCCGACGGCACCCGCGTCGGCTGGATCACCTCCCATGCCGGGCGCGCCACGATCCACTTCCGTCGGGTCGAGGGAGACGAGGCGGGGGTCATCGACACGCACTCCCCGCGCTCGGTCTTCTGGTTCGTGTGGGCGCGGGACAGCCGCGGGATCCTCTACCAGCAGGACCGGCAGGGAGACGAGAACGACCACGTTTACCTCGCCTCCTCTGATCGCCCCCACGCCCCCCCGGTGGATCTCACGCCCTGGCCGGGTGCTCGCTCGTGGATCCATCGGGTCCCGCGCGGCGATCCGGAGCACGTGGTCGTCGGCTCGAACCGGCGCGATCGGACCCTCTTCGACCTCTACCGGGTCAGCCTCGCCACCGGCGAAGCCACGCTCATCGCGGAGAACCCGGGAGAGGTCGTGGACTGGATGACCGACGGGGAGGGCCGCCCGCGCGCCCGGCTCCGGCACGGCGGCTCGGACGCCCGGGTGCTGGAGGTCCGGCGGGACGGCGCGTGGGCGCCGCTTCAGACCTTCGACCTCGAGGAGGTCGACGTCCGGCTGCTCGGCGTCACCCCGGACGACCGTGGCCTCTGGCTCCTGTCGAGCCGCGGCCGGGAGCGCCGCGCGCTCCTCCGGGTGGACCTCGGAACGGGCGCCGAGTCGGTCGTCCACGAGCACCCGCGGTCCGACGTCGAGTGGGTGCTGCTCAGCGAGCGGACGCGGATGCCTCTGGTCGCCTTCGCTCACCCCGACTACCCCGAGGTCCACGTCTTCGACCCGGCCGTGGCCGCGGCGCTGCGGCCGCTCCGGCGCAACACCCCGACCGGCCTGCGCCTCCTGACCCTGGACGATGCCGAGCGGCGGGGGACGGTCGAGATGTACACCGAGAGGGGGCACGAGTCCTACCTCATCGACCTGGGGGGCACGCCGCCGGCCCTCCTCGGTCGCTCACACACGATGGCTTTCGCCGGGGCGCTCGGCGTCACCGAGCCTGTCACGTTCACGAGCCGGGACGGGCTCAGGCTCCACGGTTACCTCACCCGGCCGCCGGGATTCCGGGCGCCGGGGCCGATGGTCCTCGTCGTCCACGGCGGCCACTGGGCCCGCGACCACTGGGGCTACGACCGCGTGATCCAGTTCCTGGCCAACCGTGGTTACGCGGTGCTCCAGGTCAACTACCGGGGCTCCACCGGTTACGGACGCCGCTTCATGGAGGCGGCGATCGGCGAGTACGCCGGCAAGATGCACGACGACCTGATCGACGGCGTCCGCTGGGCGGTGGCGCGCCGCATCGCCGACCCGGCCCGCGTGGCCATCTACGGCGGGAGCTACGGGGGCTATGCCGCCCTGGTCGGGATGACGTTCACGCCGGAGGTCTTCGCCTGCGGCGTCTCCGTCGTCGGGATGTCGAGCCTGGTCACCCTCTTCGAGCGCATGCCGGCCTACTGGAAGCTCAGCTATGCGCCGCGCTTCCTCAAGTATATCGGCGATCCCTACAGCCCGGAGGGCCGCCGGCGGCTCGACGAGCGGTCGCCGCTCTTCCGGGCCGACCGCGCCCAGCATCCCATCCTGATCATTCACGGTGCCAACGACCCGCGGGTGAGCCTCCGCGAGTCCGAGCAGATGGTGGAGGCGCTCCAGCGGGCCGGGAAGGACGTCCGCTTCGTCGTGTTCCCTGACGAGGGGCACCGGCGGGACTACGGCAACTGGCGGAACGCCATCCGGCACTACGCGGAGGTGGAGCGCTTCCTGGCGGCCTGCCTGGGAGGCCGCAGCTCGACGGCGCCCTGAGGCCGCCTGGGAGCGTGTCGGACTAACCCCGCCACTCGCCCCCAAAGCGCGCGATGCCTCGATCAGCGCTCCGAGCGGCGGCTGTGCCGCCGCCACCGAGGGGGGCATCGGGGGGGTCTTCCGAAACCCCCCCGAAGAACTACCGGCCGGGGGACTTCCGGCGCTCGCGCTCGAGCCCCTGCCGGGCCTGCTCGAGCGGGATCTCCCGCCCGTTCTCATCCACGTAGTGGATGTCGAAGGGCGCGTCCTGGTAGATGAAGAGCAGGCACGCGCCGGCGCAGGCGAACACGTGCGGGTGCCGGGAGGGAAGATAGGCGTAGGCGCCGGCCTTCAGCCTGAGCGGCGATCCATCTTTCATCGTGACGATGCCGACGCCCGAGATCATCTCGATGTTCTCGTTCGGCGTGTGCCAGTGGAGCGGGATCGCGCATGCCCGCTGGGCCCTGACCAGGACCGCCGACGGGCCTTGCGACGCATCGCCCCGCAACACCGCCGTCTCGAAGCAGGCGGGCACGCTGGGAAAAACCTGGAACTTGGCCGTCGACGGGTCGACGATCACCGGCGGGTCTGCCGGCTGAGCGCCGAGCGCGCGAGCGACCAGGAGGAGAGCCGGGATCAGGAGCCTGGGCAGCACGTCACGACCTCCGTGAGCCTATCCCGTGCCCAGGTAGATCTCCTGGACGAGGGGGTTGGCCTTGACCGTGTCCCCGACCCCGTCGGCCACGACCTTCCCGAAGTGGAGCACGGTGATCCGGTTGGTCAGCGCGAAGGCGACGTCCATGTCGTGCTCGATGATCAGGATGGTGATGGCCGGATCGAGGGTCTTCAGGAGCGCAGTCATCAAGTGAGACTCGGCCGGGGACAGGCCGGCGGTGGGCTCGTCGAGCAGCAGGAGCTTCGGGGCGCCGGCCAGGGCCAGCGCGATCTCGAGCTGCCGCTGCTCGCCATGGGACAGGTTGCGGACGGTCTCGGTCTCCTTGTCGGCGAGCCCGACCGCCGTCAGTACCGCCCGGGCCCGCTCGAACAGCCGCGGGTAGCGGCGGAGCGGCCGGTGGAGGTGCAGCTTGGTGGGGGACAGCGCCTGGGCCGCCAGCAGGCAGTTGGCGAGGACCGTGAGTCGCGGAAAGAGGTTGGTGATCTGATAGGTCCGCCCGAGCCCCAGGGCGGCCCGGCGATGCGGGGGGAGCCGGGTGACATCCCGGCCGAAGAGCGTGATGCGCCCCGCGCTCGGCGGGAGCTCTCCGCTGATCAAGTTGAAGAGCGTGGTCTTCCCGGCGCCGTTCGGGCCGATGATGGCGCGACGCTCGCCGGGCTGGACGTCCAGGCTGACCCCCTCGACGGCGCGCAGCCCGCCGAACGCCTTCGACACCCCGGACAGGGTCAGCGCGCAGGCCGCCGCATCCATCGGCTCACCGCAGCTTCAACGAGACTTCCTCCCCCTTCCCGATGGGCACGGTGACCGAGAAGAGGTCGGGATGAGACTTGACCCGGGCCAGGTAGTCCTGGAGCTCCGCCGCGTGCGAGACCACGTTGTCCGCCACCAGCAGGCCGCCGGGTGTCAGCCTGGGAAGCGCCAGGTCGAGGTAGACGCGGTAGCTCGGCCGGTCGGCGTCGAGGAACACGAAGTCGAAGGGACCCGGCAGGGCCGCCAGGGTCTCGGCGGCCGCGCCTTCGCGGATCTCCACCCGGTCGAGGAGCCCGGCCCGGGTGAGGTTCTCGCGCGCCAGTCTCACCTTCCCGGCATTCCGCTCCAGGGTGGTGACCCGCCCCCCCAGGGGCTGGACGGCGTCCGCCAGCCAGATGGTCGAATAGGCATTGGACGTGCCCACCTCCAGGATGCGCGTGGCCCGCGACGATCGGATCAGGATCCAGAGCAGCCGGCCGGTGTCCGGGGTGATGTTCAGCATCCGCTTCGCGCGCTCGGTCTCGCGGGCGTCATTCTCGTCACCGAACCGCGCGAGCTCCTCGAGCAGGCTCAGCCGGGTGCTGTCCATGGGGATCACAGCCTGCGGGTCTCTAGCAGCGTGTCGGAGTAACGCAGCGCCGGCCACCGAGCGCGTGGTGCATCGAGGAGTGCTCCGAGCGGCGGCTTAGCCGCCGCCACTTTGGGTTCGCGCGCCTCGGACGGCGGGGCCCCAGCCCCGCGACGTCTTGCGGCGCGCCGTCAGGGGGGGCATCGGGGGGGGCTTCCGAGACCCCCCCGAAGGGACCTAGCAGTGGCGGCACGGCGGGTGGTCCCGGCTGTACACGGGCTCCTTCAGGAACTCCTCCGGCGGGTACTTCCAGAACTGGGAGACGGCCGGGAACGTGTGGATCACGGTGTTCCACAGCTCGCCGTCCCGCTTCTCCACCTTGCGCACGTAGATGTTCTGGACCGGGCTCCCGTGGGCGTCGAGCTTGATGGGGCCTCGCGGGGCGTCGGGGATCTCGATCCTCTTGAGAGCGGCCAGGAAGCGCTCCCGGTCCTCGACGTTGCCGCCGACCGCCTTGACGGCCTCGGCGATCCACCGGGCGGCCGTGTAGCAGGTCTCCGAGTAGTAGCCCGGCACTTTCCCGAACTTGGCCCGGTACTCCTTGACGAACCGCCGGTTCACCGGCGTGTCCAGCGCCGCGCTGTAGATCAGCGGGGTGATCCCCC
This genomic interval carries:
- a CDS encoding heme-binding protein, translating into MAGITLQQATTIVEAALRKAREIGCAPLAVAVLDDGGHLKAFAREDGAGIVRPQIAMGKAWGALGMGVGSRALARRVAELPQQHPFFAALNAMSGGRVVPAPGGVLIRDASGVVVGAVGVSGDVSDRDEACALAGIAAAQLVGDTG
- a CDS encoding O-methyltransferase, with translation MDSTRLSLLEELARFGDENDARETERAKRMLNITPDTGRLLWILIRSSRATRILEVGTSNAYSTIWLADAVQPLGGRVTTLERNAGKVRLARENLTRAGLLDRVEIREGAAAETLAALPGPFDFVFLDADRPSYRVYLDLALPRLTPGGLLVADNVVSHAAELQDYLARVKSHPDLFSVTVPIGKGEEVSLKLR
- the thiC gene encoding phosphomethylpyrimidine synthase ThiC; the encoded protein is MPASRKIYVTGSRSDLRVPVREIALSGGTPPVRLYDSSGPYTDPEAQVDVKRGLPPLRHSWILERGDVEELPGASSLYRRQREEDPSLGGVRFAALRRPWRARPGRRVTQMHYARHGQITPEMEFVALREGVAAEVVREEVARGRAIIPANVNHPETEPMVIGRRFLVKINANIGNSAVTSSIEEEVEKMTWATRWGADTVMDLSTGKNIHETREWILRNSPVPIGTVPIYQALEKVGGKAEELTWDLYRDTLIEQAEQGVDYFTIHAGVLLRYIPMTARRVTGIVSRGGSIMAKWCLAHHQESFLYTHFREICEIMAAYDVSFSLGDGLRPGSIADANDEAQFAELDTLGELTTIAWEQDCQVMIEGPGHIPMHLIKENVDRELVACAEAPFYTLGPLTTDIAPGYDHITSAIGAAMIGWFGTAMLCYVTPKEHLGLPNKKDVKDGVIAYKIAAHAADLAKGHPRARQWDDALSRARFEFRWEDQFNLSLDPETARTFHDETLPAEGAKLAHFCSMCGPKFCSMKITQEIREYASSRGVADETVAVDQGLREKAEEFRQSGGEIYRPASPPAG
- a CDS encoding ABC transporter ATP-binding protein, with protein sequence MDAAACALTLSGVSKAFGGLRAVEGVSLDVQPGERRAIIGPNGAGKTTLFNLISGELPPSAGRITLFGRDVTRLPPHRRAALGLGRTYQITNLFPRLTVLANCLLAAQALSPTKLHLHRPLRRYPRLFERARAVLTAVGLADKETETVRNLSHGEQRQLEIALALAGAPKLLLLDEPTAGLSPAESHLMTALLKTLDPAITILIIEHDMDVAFALTNRITVLHFGKVVADGVGDTVKANPLVQEIYLGTG
- a CDS encoding S9 family peptidase, encoding MNRRGASCYITDMGRMGRLARLLAVTALVAACQSAPPPPVTEAPPELIPLGRIFAHPQSNWGYRISPDGTRVGWITSHAGRATIHFRRVEGDEAGVIDTHSPRSVFWFVWARDSRGILYQQDRQGDENDHVYLASSDRPHAPPVDLTPWPGARSWIHRVPRGDPEHVVVGSNRRDRTLFDLYRVSLATGEATLIAENPGEVVDWMTDGEGRPRARLRHGGSDARVLEVRRDGAWAPLQTFDLEEVDVRLLGVTPDDRGLWLLSSRGRERRALLRVDLGTGAESVVHEHPRSDVEWVLLSERTRMPLVAFAHPDYPEVHVFDPAVAAALRPLRRNTPTGLRLLTLDDAERRGTVEMYTERGHESYLIDLGGTPPALLGRSHTMAFAGALGVTEPVTFTSRDGLRLHGYLTRPPGFRAPGPMVLVVHGGHWARDHWGYDRVIQFLANRGYAVLQVNYRGSTGYGRRFMEAAIGEYAGKMHDDLIDGVRWAVARRIADPARVAIYGGSYGGYAALVGMTFTPEVFACGVSVVGMSSLVTLFERMPAYWKLSYAPRFLKYIGDPYSPEGRRRLDERSPLFRADRAQHPILIIHGANDPRVSLRESEQMVEALQRAGKDVRFVVFPDEGHRRDYGNWRNAIRHYAEVERFLAACLGGRSSTAP
- a CDS encoding cupin domain-containing protein; amino-acid sequence: MLPRLLIPALLLVARALGAQPADPPVIVDPSTAKFQVFPSVPACFETAVLRGDASQGPSAVLVRAQRACAIPLHWHTPNENIEMISGVGIVTMKDGSPLRLKAGAYAYLPSRHPHVFACAGACLLFIYQDAPFDIHYVDENGREIPLEQARQGLERERRKSPGR
- a CDS encoding alcohol dehydrogenase catalytic domain-containing protein, with product MLAGGDGTMKAMVLRELGGPVRLEEVPVPKIGPNDVLLRVRATGVGLTVVIMIATPGRVTGYPRIPGHEVAGEVVEVGSEVATAKVGDRVTCHFYLTCKVCPYCRSGRETLCPAFRGNVGMACDGGYAEYMAIPAVNLCPIPPGVSDLEAAIGADAICTPLHACREEARIGPGDQVLIVGAGGGVGIHAVQMARLCGGRVLAADLADPKLEMARAVGADALIDIRREELTKQVLALTDGRGVDAVIDTVASSETLEAGVRALARAGRLVIIGHRPSEVFGADPTFRVDPRWMLERALEIHGSRYVSLAEIAQTLELLRQRRIRAIVTREFPLEGAEEAHRLLRQNALVGRAALMQP